TGGAAAAGTTAGGTGCGATACCGCAGACTAATGTTCCGAGTGTAAAACAAAACATGGCGACGAGAAAGAGACTCCGTTGGCCAAATCTTGTAATCAAGAAGGCAGATAACGGAATCAAAACGCCGTTAACAAGCATGTAACCTGTTGTGAGCCACTGAATCGTCGTTGCACTTACACCAAATTCAGTCATTAAGTGCGGCATTGCGACGTTAAGCAGCGTTTGGTTGAGTATTGCCAAAAACAACCCTGCCATTAGCACAATCAGCAATGACTTTGGGCTTTTTGCTTTATTTTCTTTGCCTGTAGCCATCTAAGACAACCTCCTTTCATGGTTTGATGACTGATCTGTTTTACTCAGAAATCTTAACAGATGCATTCATACCAGGAAGCACCTTATCAGATGGGTTTTTGATTGAGATTTTCACTGGAACCTTTTGTGTGACTTTTGTATAGTTACCGCTTGAATTTGTAGATGGAAGCATATCAAAAGTTGAATTTGTCGCATAACCGATCTCTTCTACAGTCCCGTCAAATGTTGTATTAGGATCTCCATCAACGACTACGTCTACACTATTACCTACTTCAACATCAGCAATATCTGTTTCTTTAATATTCGCAGTGATGTAGAGGTGGTCCATGTCAATTGTTTGGGCAATTGTTGTGCCAGCTTGTACTGTTTGTCCGTTTTTCACTTCGTTTTTCACAATTGTTCCATCCATGATGGATTTTACGTCAACAGATTGTTCACCTTTAATTTTTGCGACTGTGTCGCCTTTTTTGACTGTTTTTCCTTCTTCAAGGTCCCAGTCAGATACTTTGCCTGCTGCTGGTGCTGTAATGGCAGCCATATCGCCGGCTACTTTCGCTTCGTCTGTTTTGATAAAGTTTGTGCTTTGATAATAGTAATAAGCACCTCCGCCTATAATTGCAAGAACAACAATCAAACCGATAATGTTGGTCAGAATTAAACGTCCTCTGTTCATTTTGTTTTCTCCTTTCGTTTCATCCTCTATCATTTTGCGGAACGCTGGTGAAATTATGTGAGAAGTTTTTCATTACCGCTTTTCTGAACAGCCTTCAGCAAGCATCGTTAAGCTTCCGGCAAGCTTACGCAAATATTGAAGCTGGGATGTATCAAGCTTTTGGTACAAACCCGCGCCCATTTTTGCATATTGTACAGCGGCTTTTTCTATCAGTTCTTCCCCCTCTTCGGTTAACTGAATCATGACGATACGACGGTCATCCGGACTGTCAAATCGATTCATCAATCGGCGCTTATATAAAATATCTGTCATCCGCGTCACTGAAGCAGGTTTAAGATCAAGCGACACCGCCAGCTTGCTTAGCGGGGTGCTTCCGCTTTGATGAATTTTAAACATCAGCAAGTATTGAAGGACTGTAATATCAAAAGGCTCAAGCACAATCTCCAATATCTTCTTCTGTTTCTTATAAATCGCCCGAGACGTATCGAAGAGCTGTTCAAAAGTGAGCAAAGCACGTTCTGATTCAGTCAACTCGTTTTCACCTCATTCCTCAATAATAGTTCACAAGATAAAATATTAATAAATGAAAGGAGATTTGTCAAAGGAAAAATTTCTTTTCTTCTCGTATTTTTTTCGCAACCGCTTTCTTACTTTTATTAAATTAAAAAAAGCCCTGAAATGGGCTTTTCATTACGAAAATTGGCGGCTTACACCAGGCTCTTCATTTTTGAAAAAGTTCTTCAATGCCTGAAACACATCAGACTTCTGTTTTAAAATATAGTACTTAAATTTATCGTCTTTCACATTTTTGTAGGCAGACATTAACGTTGAATGCCTGTTGTACTGATTGACCTCTCCGTAGCAGAAAAGATTTGCTTTCTTCATAATATCATTGACCAATTTCACACAGCGCGCGTTATCAGATGTGAGGTTGTCACCGTCAGAAAAATGAAACGGGTAAATATTATAGCGGGCGGGATCGTACTTTTCATTAATCAGCTCAAGCGATTTTCGGTAGACGGAAGAACAGATTGTGCCGCCGCTTTCTCCCTTTGAGAAGAAGTCCTCCTCCGACACGACTTTTGCTTCTGTATGATGGGCAATAAATTCAATTTCTACAGTCTCATACTTCGTCCGCAAAAAACGGGTCATCCAGAAAAAGAAGCTTCTGGCCATGTATTTTTCCCAAACACCCATACTGCCGCTTGTATCCATCATCGCTAAGACGACAGCTTTTGACTCGGGCTTTGTTATGTCATTCCACGTCTTATACTTCAGATCCTCCGGGTAAATCGGATAGAACGATGGCTTCCCTGACATCGCGTTTCGTTTAAAAGCTGACATCATCGTTCTTTTCTTATCAATATTACCGGTTAGCCCTGTTTTACGGATATCATTAAATTCAATATCTGTATGAATGATATTGTCCCGCTCTTTTTGCTGGAGATTCGGAAGCTCTAGTTGCTTAAAAAGCGCTTCTTCTAAATCCATTAATGAAACTTCTGCTTCATAATAATCCTCGCCTGCCTGGTCACCGGCGCCCTGCCCTTTTCCGGGTCCCTGTTTTTTGTCTGACCCATCCCGGGCCACAACATCCCCAACCTGGCTGTCGCCTTCTCCTTGCCCCACATGTTTATTTTTATCATAGTTATAACGGATTTTATACTCATCCAGTGAACGGATTGGGATCTTCACTACATCTTTTCCGTTGGACATAATAATGCTTTCTTCAGTCACGAGGTCAGGAAGATTGTTTTTAATCGCTTCCTGCACTTTTTTCTGGTGGCGCTGCTGGTCGTCAAAACCTTTGCGATGGAGGGACCAGTTTTCCTCAGAAATCAAAAAATGGCCGCTGTCATTTTGGGACATGAATCCCCCTCCTTACCCATTTGTGGTCGTGATACATACGTATTCCTGCTTGTTTCAGATTATGAAACAAGTCTTTCGAAAAGATTTATATTCATCATATGCACTCAAACACAGTTCATTGACAAACTATTTAGAAAATGGGACAAAATAACCCGCCCTATTCGGACGGGTCACGTTGCTTATCGGTTCAGCAGGCTGCCGACATATTTCAGCAGTTCATTGGCGCTCGTCGAGTTGTAGCCGTGCTCATCAATTAAACGGGCCACGACTTCATTTACCTTTTTCAGCTGCTGCTCATCCGGCGTTTTGGTTGAAGTCGTAATTTTAACAACATCCTTCAGATCAGCAAACAACTTTTTCTGAATGGCTTCACGCAGTCTTTCATGAGAATTGTAATCAAACCGCTTTCCTTTTCTCGCATAGGCCGAGATGCGGATTAAGATTTCTTCGCGAAACGCTTTTTTGGCGTTTTCCGAAATGCCGATCTGCTCTTCGATAGATCTCATCAGCTTTTCGTCAGGGTTCATTTCTTCTCCCGTCAAAGGATCGCGCAGCTTGTTTTTATTGCAGTAGGCCTCTACGTTATCAAGGTAATTGTCCATAAGCGTTTTTGCTGATTCTTCATATGAATATACAAACGCTTTTTGAACTTCCTTTTTCGCAATGTCGTCATATTCCTTGCGGGCGGCAGAAATAAAATTCAAAAACCTCTCCCTGTCCTCACTCGAAATGGAAGGATGCTGATCAAGACCTTCTTTTAAGGAACGGAGAACATCAAGTGAATTAATCGATTCCATATTTTTTCTGATAATGGTTGAAGAAATCCGGTTGATCACGTACCGCGGATCAATGCCGCTCATGCCTTCATCATGATATTCTTTTTTCATATCCTCAACGTCGACAGAATTATAGCCTTCTACACTTTCTCCATCATACAGTCTCATTTTCTTGACCAGATCAATATCTGATCGTTTCGGTTCTTTTAATCGGGTGAGAATCGAGAACATCGCAGCGACCTTCAGCGTATGCGGGGCAATATGAACATCCGACACATCGCTTTCCGCGATCATTTTTTCATAAATTCTCTCTTCCTCAGACACTTTCAAATTATAAGGAACCGGCATCACAATGATTCTTGAGTGCAGAGCTTCATTCTTCTTATTAGAAATAAATGAGCGATATTCCGTTTCATTCGTGTGAGCTACGATCAGCTCATCAGCAGAAATTAACGCAAATCGCCCGGCTTTAAAATTCCCTTCCTGTGTCAATGAAAGCAAATGCCAAAGAAATTTCTCATCACATTTCAGCATTTCCTGAAACTCCATCATCCCGCGGTTCGCTTTATTCAGCTCTCCGTCAAACCGGTAAGCGCGCGGATCCGATTCTGAACCATACTCGGCAATGGTTGAGAAATCTATACTTCCCGTCAAATCGGCAATATCCTGAGATTTCGGATCAGACGGGCTGAATGTTCCAATTCCCGTACGTTTATCTTCTGAAAAAAAGATGCGCTCAACCTTCACATCCTCAATTCTTCCTCCGTATTCTTCCTCCAGTCTCATGACATTTAATGGAGATAGACTTCCTTCTATTCTAATGCCGTATTCTCTGTAAAAGTCATCACGCAAATGATGGGGGATTAAATGCAAAGGATCCTCGTGCATCGGGCAGCCTTTAATCGCATAGACAGCCCCATTATCCGTCAGGGTGTACGCTTCGAGACCTTTTTTAAGCATCGTGACCAGCGTTGATTTACCGCCGCTCACAGGTCCCATCAGCAATAGGATCCGCTTTCTGACATCAAGCCGTTTCGCGGCTGGATGAAAATACTCTTCCACAAGACGCTCAAGTGATTCCTCAAGCCCAAACAGCTCGCGGTCAAAAAAGCTGTACTTCTTCCGTCCGTCAACCTCCTCTATCCCGCTGTCTTTTATCATATTAAAAACACGAGAATGAGCAGATTGCGCGACCATTGGATTTTCTTTTATAATCTGCAAATAATCGGCGAATGTTCCTTCCCATTTCAGCCGCTGCTCTTCCTCTCTGTACTGTTCAATTTTCTTTAATATATCCATAAGGACCTCCTCCATCATGTTTGTTGCACTATGCAAATAAGGTACTTTGATACAATCTATGCCGCCATCCCGTGATACATGCTTTGGTTTCTTAAAATAAAGATCCTTACACGGGCGTTGACAAGGCAGACTGTGACCGTTCATAATAAAGAAAATAACAGAATCATCCAGACTCGGGCATCACGGAAAAATTGAAGAGGGGGAGAGACGGTGAAAACAATCATCATGATGGGTGTCATTGTCACTTTTTTAGTATCAATTTTTACCGCAGGATACGAAAGCAAGCCGGGGAAAGAATAAAAAAGGGTGCTCCTGACAAGGGCACCCTTTTTGCGTAACATAACAATGTTTTATACTTGAGTGTTTTCTGCAACCTCGGACTAATCATCACGTTTGCATGTGTTAATGGCACTCGATTGTTTCGATGGTGCATCCCGCAGCAGACAGCCCTTCACCTTTGATTTTGACATGGCGGTATAAGCCGCCTGCATC
The Bacillus vallismortis genome window above contains:
- a CDS encoding MarR family transcriptional regulator, producing MTESERALLTFEQLFDTSRAIYKKQKKILEIVLEPFDITVLQYLLMFKIHQSGSTPLSKLAVSLDLKPASVTRMTDILYKRRLMNRFDSPDDRRIVMIQLTEEGEELIEKAAVQYAKMGAGLYQKLDTSQLQYLRKLAGSLTMLAEGCSEKR
- the prkA gene encoding serine/threonine protein kinase PrkA, translated to MDILKKIEQYREEEQRLKWEGTFADYLQIIKENPMVAQSAHSRVFNMIKDSGIEEVDGRKKYSFFDRELFGLEESLERLVEEYFHPAAKRLDVRKRILLLMGPVSGGKSTLVTMLKKGLEAYTLTDNGAVYAIKGCPMHEDPLHLIPHHLRDDFYREYGIRIEGSLSPLNVMRLEEEYGGRIEDVKVERIFFSEDKRTGIGTFSPSDPKSQDIADLTGSIDFSTIAEYGSESDPRAYRFDGELNKANRGMMEFQEMLKCDEKFLWHLLSLTQEGNFKAGRFALISADELIVAHTNETEYRSFISNKKNEALHSRIIVMPVPYNLKVSEEERIYEKMIAESDVSDVHIAPHTLKVAAMFSILTRLKEPKRSDIDLVKKMRLYDGESVEGYNSVDVEDMKKEYHDEGMSGIDPRYVINRISSTIIRKNMESINSLDVLRSLKEGLDQHPSISSEDRERFLNFISAARKEYDDIAKKEVQKAFVYSYEESAKTLMDNYLDNVEAYCNKNKLRDPLTGEEMNPDEKLMRSIEEQIGISENAKKAFREEILIRISAYARKGKRFDYNSHERLREAIQKKLFADLKDVVKITTSTKTPDEQQLKKVNEVVARLIDEHGYNSTSANELLKYVGSLLNR
- the yhbH gene encoding sporulation protein YhbH, translated to MSQNDSGHFLISEENWSLHRKGFDDQQRHQKKVQEAIKNNLPDLVTEESIIMSNGKDVVKIPIRSLDEYKIRYNYDKNKHVGQGEGDSQVGDVVARDGSDKKQGPGKGQGAGDQAGEDYYEAEVSLMDLEEALFKQLELPNLQQKERDNIIHTDIEFNDIRKTGLTGNIDKKRTMMSAFKRNAMSGKPSFYPIYPEDLKYKTWNDITKPESKAVVLAMMDTSGSMGVWEKYMARSFFFWMTRFLRTKYETVEIEFIAHHTEAKVVSEEDFFSKGESGGTICSSVYRKSLELINEKYDPARYNIYPFHFSDGDNLTSDNARCVKLVNDIMKKANLFCYGEVNQYNRHSTLMSAYKNVKDDKFKYYILKQKSDVFQALKNFFKNEEPGVSRQFS
- a CDS encoding HlyD family secretion protein is translated as MIEDETKGENKMNRGRLILTNIIGLIVVLAIIGGGAYYYYQSTNFIKTDEAKVAGDMAAITAPAAGKVSDWDLEEGKTVKKGDTVAKIKGEQSVDVKSIMDGTIVKNEVKNGQTVQAGTTIAQTIDMDHLYITANIKETDIADVEVGNSVDVVVDGDPNTTFDGTVEEIGYATNSTFDMLPSTNSSGNYTKVTQKVPVKISIKNPSDKVLPGMNASVKISE